A window of the Blattabacterium cuenoti genome harbors these coding sequences:
- a CDS encoding 3-phosphoshikimate 1-carboxyvinyltransferase — protein MRENISSIRIYKKNDCLSGNLFISGSKSISNRLLILKALYKKDIYIKNISNCEDTIVLKNSLESNGNTIDIHHAGTAMRFLTSYLSIIENKTTVLTGSDRMKNRPISILVESLRSLGAKINYLEKSGYPPIKIFGRNILGGEIHVDARVSSQYISSLMLIASKFKKGLKIFLQNKITSVPYIKMTFDLLISAGIKINWKKNTIHIFPGKNNIKKYFNIESDWSSASYYYSIATIAKNSNIILNSYYNNSLQGDREVSYIYDKHFGISTQFNGDKIFLFKKKPFYKKKIIELDLNKTPDIAQTIAVTCAAIGVKCNLKGLETLKIKETDRLKALKNELIKFGIITEITNSCFKIKNFTIKNKYNSITINTYQDHRMAMSFAPFALLKDYYNLYINDPCVVNKSYPNFWNDLKSIGFVIETN, from the coding sequence ATGAGGGAAAATATATCTTCTATTAGAATATATAAAAAAAATGATTGTTTAAGTGGAAATTTATTTATATCAGGATCTAAAAGTATTTCTAATCGTCTTTTAATATTAAAAGCTCTTTATAAAAAGGATATTTATATAAAAAATATTTCTAATTGTGAAGATACTATTGTATTAAAAAATAGTCTAGAAAGTAATGGTAATACTATAGATATACATCACGCAGGTACTGCTATGCGTTTTTTAACTTCTTATTTGTCTATAATAGAAAATAAAACTACTGTATTGACAGGATCTGATAGAATGAAAAATAGACCTATATCTATTCTTGTAGAAAGTTTAAGAAGTTTGGGAGCAAAAATAAATTATTTAGAAAAATCTGGATATCCTCCAATAAAAATTTTTGGAAGAAATATATTAGGTGGTGAAATTCATGTAGATGCTAGAGTAAGTAGTCAATATATTAGTTCTTTAATGTTAATAGCAAGTAAATTTAAAAAAGGATTAAAAATTTTTTTACAAAATAAAATAACTTCTGTTCCTTATATTAAAATGACATTTGATTTATTAATATCAGCAGGAATAAAAATAAATTGGAAAAAAAACACTATTCATATTTTTCCTGGAAAAAATAATATAAAAAAATATTTTAATATAGAATCTGATTGGAGTTCAGCCTCATATTATTATTCTATAGCAACTATTGCAAAAAATAGTAATATTATATTAAATTCATATTACAATAATAGTTTACAAGGAGATAGAGAAGTATCATACATATATGATAAACATTTTGGAATTTCTACTCAATTTAATGGAGATAAAATATTTCTTTTTAAAAAAAAACCTTTTTATAAAAAGAAAATAATTGAATTAGATTTAAATAAAACTCCAGATATTGCACAAACTATTGCTGTAACATGTGCTGCTATTGGAGTTAAATGTAATTTAAAAGGGTTAGAAACTCTAAAAATTAAAGAAACAGATAGATTAAAAGCACTAAAAAATGAACTTATAAAATTTGGAATTATTACAGAAATAACAAATTCTTGTTTTAAGATTAAAAATTTTACAATAAAAAATAAATATAATTCAATAACAATAAATACTTACCAAGATCATAGAATGGCCATGTCTTTTGCTCCTTTTGCTTTATTAAAAGATTATTATAATTTATATATAAACGATCCATGTGTTGTAAATAAATCATATCCAAATTTTTGGAATGATTTAAAATCTATAGGATTTGTAATTGAAACAAATTAA
- a CDS encoding nucleotide pyrophosphohydrolase, with protein sequence MKNIQKIVHEWIIKHGIRYFDILTNTILLSEEVGEVSRIIARKYGEQSKKINLKEKNEDLGEELSDVLFVIICLANQTGIDLEKSFNKKLEKKNEDHNRHHENKKLKMK encoded by the coding sequence ATGAAAAATATTCAAAAAATTGTTCATGAATGGATTATTAAACATGGAATTCGTTATTTTGATATATTAACAAATACTATATTATTGTCTGAAGAAGTAGGAGAAGTATCTAGAATAATTGCTAGAAAATATGGTGAACAATCAAAAAAAATAAATTTAAAAGAAAAAAATGAAGATCTTGGAGAAGAATTATCAGATGTTTTATTTGTTATAATTTGTTTAGCTAATCAAACTGGAATTGATTTAGAAAAATCATTCAATAAAAAATTAGAAAAAAAAAATGAAGATCATAATAGACATCATGAAAATAAAAAATTAAAAATGAAATGA
- a CDS encoding transketolase family protein, with protein sequence MKMYEDKGLKETRAGFGKALTFLGEKNEKVIALCADLSGSLFMNEFSRKFPGRFFQIGIAEANMIGIAAGLSIGEYIPFVGTFANFATSRVYDQIRQSIAYSCKNVKICASHSGLTLGEDGATHQCLEDIGMMKMLPGMTVINTCDYNQTYAATIEISNYFGPVYLRFGRPPVSNFTEKNQVFKIGEAIRLTKGKDITIVSTGHLVWESLEASKFLYEKEKIECEVINVHTIKPLDEKTILNSIDKTKCIITAEEHNYLGGLGESVSRLITTSRYSNIPQKLVAVKDTFGESGKPMELLKKYNIDRESIINNAKDLLMIKNKIS encoded by the coding sequence ATGAAAATGTATGAAGATAAAGGATTAAAAGAAACTAGAGCTGGATTTGGAAAAGCTTTGACTTTTTTAGGAGAAAAAAATGAAAAAGTAATTGCATTATGCGCAGATCTTTCTGGATCTTTATTTATGAACGAATTTTCTAGAAAATTTCCTGGAAGATTTTTCCAAATAGGTATAGCAGAAGCAAATATGATAGGAATAGCAGCTGGATTAAGTATTGGAGAATATATTCCATTTGTTGGAACATTTGCAAATTTTGCTACATCTCGTGTATATGATCAAATACGTCAATCTATTGCTTATTCATGTAAAAATGTAAAAATATGTGCATCTCATTCTGGATTAACGTTAGGTGAAGATGGAGCAACTCATCAATGTTTAGAAGATATTGGAATGATGAAGATGCTTCCTGGAATGACAGTTATAAATACTTGTGATTATAATCAAACTTATGCAGCTACAATAGAAATATCTAATTATTTTGGTCCTGTATATTTAAGATTTGGAAGACCTCCAGTTTCTAATTTCACTGAAAAAAATCAAGTATTTAAAATTGGAGAAGCTATTAGATTAACAAAAGGCAAAGACATTACAATTGTAAGTACTGGACATTTAGTATGGGAATCATTAGAAGCATCAAAATTTTTATATGAAAAAGAAAAAATTGAATGTGAAGTTATAAATGTTCATACAATTAAACCATTAGATGAAAAAACAATTTTAAATTCTATTGATAAAACAAAATGTATTATAACAGCAGAAGAACATAATTATTTAGGTGGATTAGGTGAAAGTGTTTCAAGATTAATTACTACTAGTAGATACAGTAACATTCCTCAAAAATTAGTAGCAGTAAAAGATACTTTTGGAGAAAGTGGTAAACCTATGGAGTTATTAAAAAAATATAATATAGATAGAGAATCAATTATAAATAATGCAAAAGATTTATTAATGATAAAAAATAAAATATCATGA
- a CDS encoding transketolase, producing the protein MNVNYLKNLCNQVRRDILRMVYNAQSGHPGGSLGCTEFFVALFQEIMRYNPKKFTMNGKGEDVFFLSNGHISPVYYSVLARSGFFSVKELSSFRKLNSRLQGHPSVHEKLPGIRISSGSLGQGMSVSIGSAISKKLDKELDSIVYSLHGDGELNEGQIWEAILYAGSKNIDNYIATIDYNKQQIDGSTDEVLSLGNLKKKFQSFDWEVLEEKNGNNINNVINILKKAKNKTKNKKPVIIILHTQMGYGVDFMTGNNVWHGKAPNKKQLETALMQLNNNYLIEDYPL; encoded by the coding sequence ATGAACGTAAATTATTTGAAAAATTTGTGCAATCAAGTAAGAAGAGATATTTTACGAATGGTATATAATGCACAATCTGGACATCCTGGTGGATCTCTTGGATGTACTGAATTTTTTGTAGCATTATTTCAAGAAATAATGCGTTATAATCCTAAAAAATTTACTATGAACGGAAAAGGAGAAGATGTTTTTTTTCTATCTAATGGACATATATCTCCTGTTTATTACAGTGTATTAGCTAGATCTGGATTCTTTTCTGTAAAAGAATTATCTTCTTTTAGAAAATTAAATTCTAGATTACAAGGACATCCTTCTGTTCATGAAAAATTACCAGGAATAAGAATATCGTCTGGATCTTTAGGGCAAGGAATGTCAGTCTCTATAGGATCAGCTATTTCAAAAAAATTAGATAAAGAATTAGATTCAATAGTATATAGTTTACATGGAGATGGAGAATTAAATGAAGGACAAATTTGGGAAGCTATTTTATATGCAGGATCTAAAAATATTGATAATTATATTGCAACTATAGATTATAATAAACAACAAATAGATGGATCAACTGATGAGGTTTTATCTCTTGGTAATTTAAAAAAAAAATTTCAATCATTTGATTGGGAAGTTTTGGAAGAAAAAAATGGTAATAATATTAATAATGTTATTAATATTTTAAAAAAAGCAAAAAACAAAACTAAAAATAAAAAACCTGTTATAATTATTTTACACACTCAAATGGGATATGGAGTTGATTTCATGACTGGAAATAATGTTTGGCATGGAAAAGCTCCTAATAAAAAACAATTAGAAACAGCATTAATGCAACTAAATAACAATTATTTGATAGAGGATTATCCGTTGTAA
- the smpB gene encoding SsrA-binding protein SmpB, whose translation MKITNRKAKFNYHLLEFYVAGIQLFGSEVKSIRKSKVNISDSFCQIRNGELYSINMYIEKYKFCFNDNFYPKREIKLLLNKSELLRISKKILNPKITVIPVEIFFSKTGYAKMKIAISKGKKKHDKREIIKMKDSIREINRSIKKNYI comes from the coding sequence ATGAAAATTACAAACAGGAAAGCAAAATTTAATTATCATTTATTGGAATTTTACGTAGCTGGTATTCAACTTTTCGGATCAGAAGTAAAATCTATAAGAAAAAGTAAAGTAAATATTTCAGATAGTTTTTGTCAAATTAGAAATGGAGAATTATATTCTATAAATATGTATATAGAAAAATATAAATTTTGTTTTAATGATAATTTTTATCCTAAAAGAGAAATAAAATTATTATTAAATAAATCAGAATTATTAAGAATAAGTAAAAAAATATTAAATCCAAAAATTACGGTTATACCTGTAGAAATATTTTTTAGTAAAACAGGATATGCTAAAATGAAAATAGCGATATCAAAAGGTAAAAAAAAGCATGATAAACGTGAAATTATAAAAATGAAAGATTCAATACGAGAAATTAATCGATCTATAAAAAAAAATTATATTTAA
- a CDS encoding porin family protein: MKNFSLFIVSFFTLFSSVFSQDINKKWSVKIGVHDVNYFPVQHPFNGFFSKENNSIGPSIDAIAGYNFNDHLGVYTDGSMGMVRNLRWKVGDASFFKIGNGLKIHPTPHYKIDPYFRIGGGYHRTNAYMNRFLDISDSDIYRIIRKNFIFIDGGAGLNFWISPNVGLNMNSVYNHVFAKQSRHYLDFWKHDLGLIFRFGKSLKDNKELIKKINSVNVKKIPYLPSIIKDKNNNNNIKKEKGKKTPNSTDKSNDNKNPLFIKRSVKDKENIDPNNNENESNVNTNNTNNTNNINNTNNTNNTNNTNNTNNTNSNKDINISNNSNDIITTKSNKKNGVSVDKKIKKIDINKNKTKQSKINYKKNKKVKLNYKGKGRKNNFSSIYKKRKNNKVKLNYKEKGRKNNFSSTYKKRKNNKVKSNYKGKGRKNNFFSIYKKRKNNKIKSNYKEKGRKNNFFSIYKKRKNNKVKSNYKGKEKKNNLSSTSVINKQNEKN; the protein is encoded by the coding sequence ATGAAAAACTTCAGTCTTTTTATCGTCTCTTTTTTTACCCTTTTTTCGAGCGTCTTTTCTCAAGATATAAATAAAAAATGGTCCGTAAAAATAGGAGTACATGATGTAAATTATTTTCCAGTACAACATCCTTTTAATGGATTTTTTTCGAAAGAAAATAATAGTATTGGGCCATCTATTGATGCAATAGCTGGATATAATTTTAACGATCATTTAGGAGTTTATACGGATGGATCTATGGGTATGGTAAGAAATTTAAGATGGAAAGTAGGTGATGCAAGTTTTTTTAAAATAGGTAATGGATTGAAAATACATCCTACTCCACATTATAAAATTGATCCTTATTTTAGAATTGGTGGTGGATATCATAGAACTAATGCATATATGAATAGATTTTTAGATATATCAGACTCGGATATATATAGAATTATTAGAAAAAATTTTATTTTTATAGATGGTGGAGCTGGCCTTAATTTTTGGATTTCACCTAATGTAGGATTAAATATGAATAGTGTATATAATCATGTATTTGCAAAACAATCAAGACATTATTTAGATTTTTGGAAACATGATTTAGGATTAATTTTCCGTTTTGGAAAATCTTTAAAAGATAACAAAGAACTAATTAAAAAAATTAATTCTGTGAATGTAAAAAAAATACCTTATTTACCATCTATAATTAAAGATAAAAATAATAATAACAATATTAAAAAAGAAAAAGGAAAAAAAACTCCTAATAGTACTGATAAATCTAACGATAATAAAAATCCTTTATTTATAAAAAGATCAGTAAAAGATAAAGAAAATATAGATCCAAATAATAATGAAAATGAATCTAATGTTAATACTAATAACACTAATAACACAAATAATATAAATAATACAAATAACACAAATAACACAAATAACACAAATAACACAAATAACACAAATAGTAATAAAGATATAAATATATCAAATAATTCTAATGATATTATAACTACAAAATCAAATAAAAAAAATGGAGTTTCAGTTGATAAAAAAATAAAAAAAATCGATATAAATAAAAATAAAACTAAACAAAGTAAAATAAATTATAAAAAAAATAAAAAAGTAAAATTAAATTATAAAGGAAAAGGAAGGAAAAACAATTTTTCTTCAATTTATAAAAAAAGAAAAAACAACAAAGTAAAATTAAATTATAAAGAAAAAGGAAGGAAAAACAATTTTTCTTCAACTTATAAAAAAAGAAAAAACAATAAAGTAAAATCAAATTATAAAGGAAAAGGAAGGAAAAACAATTTTTTTTCAATTTATAAAAAAAGAAAAAACAACAAAATAAAATCAAATTATAAAGAAAAAGGAAGGAAAAACAATTTTTTTTCAATTTATAAAAAAAGAAAAAACAACAAAGTAAAATCAAATTATAAAGGAAAAGAAAAGAAAAACAATCTTTCTTCAACTTCAGTAATAAATAAACAAAATGAAAAAAATTAG
- the tatC gene encoding twin-arginine translocase subunit TatC, translated as MNEQQKMPFWKHIEELRTRIIRCFIIIIIFMIILMINKNFVFDKIIFGPAKINFITYRLLKKLIKILEIYNYSTNYYFNNLYIQNRKIFGQFNVYIWTCFIGGIILSFPYIFYEFWGFISPALSKKEKKYSIKIFFMVFVLFSIGIFFGYFILCPFLIHFAYYFKISYIPKNIFDLCDYISLITNSTLLMGIIFLFPFFMYLLTKMELISYEFLNKYKKHALLVMLIISSAITPGDIISTIIVLIPLLILYKVSLYISFHIQQKKPS; from the coding sequence ATGAATGAACAACAAAAAATGCCATTTTGGAAACATATTGAAGAATTAAGAACACGTATAATCCGTTGTTTCATTATTATTATAATTTTTATGATTATTTTAATGATAAACAAAAATTTTGTATTTGATAAAATTATTTTTGGTCCTGCAAAAATTAATTTTATCACTTATCGTTTACTTAAAAAATTAATAAAAATACTAGAAATATATAATTATTCAACTAATTATTATTTCAATAACCTGTATATACAAAATAGAAAAATATTTGGACAATTTAATGTTTATATATGGACATGTTTTATAGGAGGAATTATTTTGTCTTTTCCATATATATTTTATGAATTTTGGGGATTTATAAGTCCTGCTCTTTCTAAGAAAGAAAAAAAATATTCCATAAAAATTTTTTTTATGGTTTTTGTTTTATTTTCTATTGGTATTTTTTTTGGTTATTTCATACTATGTCCATTTTTAATTCATTTCGCATATTATTTTAAAATTAGTTATATTCCTAAAAATATTTTCGATTTGTGTGATTATATTTCATTAATCACTAATTCTACATTATTAATGGGGATTATATTTTTATTTCCATTTTTTATGTATTTGCTTACTAAAATGGAATTAATATCTTATGAATTTTTAAATAAATATAAAAAACATGCATTATTAGTAATGTTAATTATATCATCTGCAATAACTCCAGGAGATATTATAAGTACTATAATTGTTTTAATACCATTATTAATTCTTTATAAAGTTAGTTTATATATATCTTTTCATATACAACAAAAAAAACCCTCTTAA
- a CDS encoding DUF933 domain-containing protein, with amino-acid sequence MKCGIIGLPNVGKSTFFNIISNSKVLSKNFPFCTIKPNYGIIKIPDDRLFELKKIINPIKIIPSEINIVDIAGLIKGSHKGDGLGNKFLSHIRETNAIIHMIRVFDDIKISHVEGYIDPIRDKEIIDIELQLKDLETIEKRLKKIDKKNIKIHNKNISSLLRNMISFIKEGKSIRMYPFINNNERKYIEDLQLLTIKPILYICNINNINHIENNIKIKKLQNIINKENSDILFISLKNINRQHLNLIFHSILHLLNLKTFFTAGKKEIRAWNIPKLYTAYEASSVIHTDFKKGFIKAEVINYNDFIRYKDETKLKKLGKIFSAGKNYLVQDGDIMFFKYNINKRNH; translated from the coding sequence ATGAAATGTGGAATTATAGGTCTTCCAAATGTTGGAAAGTCAACATTTTTTAATATTATATCTAATTCTAAAGTTTTATCAAAAAATTTTCCTTTTTGTACTATAAAACCAAATTATGGAATAATTAAAATACCAGATGACAGATTATTTGAATTAAAAAAAATAATTAATCCAATAAAAATTATTCCATCTGAAATAAATATAGTAGATATAGCAGGATTAATTAAAGGATCCCATAAAGGAGATGGATTAGGAAATAAATTTTTATCTCATATTAGAGAAACTAACGCTATCATTCATATGATACGTGTTTTTGATGATATAAAAATTTCTCATGTAGAAGGTTATATAGATCCTATTAGAGATAAAGAAATAATTGATATAGAATTACAACTAAAAGATTTAGAAACTATAGAAAAAAGATTGAAAAAAATTGATAAAAAAAATATAAAAATTCATAATAAAAACATTTCTTCTTTATTAAGAAATATGATTTCTTTTATAAAAGAAGGAAAAAGTATTAGGATGTATCCATTTATAAATAATAATGAAAGAAAATATATAGAAGATTTACAATTATTAACTATAAAACCTATATTATATATATGTAATATAAATAATATTAATCATATAGAAAATAATATAAAAATAAAAAAATTACAAAATATAATTAATAAAGAAAATTCTGATATATTATTTATTTCTCTAAAAAATATAAATAGACAACATCTTAATCTTATATTTCATTCAATTTTACATTTACTTAATCTAAAAACTTTTTTTACAGCAGGTAAAAAAGAAATACGTGCATGGAATATTCCAAAATTATACACAGCATATGAAGCTTCATCTGTTATTCATACAGATTTTAAAAAAGGATTTATAAAAGCAGAAGTAATTAACTATAATGATTTCATTCGTTATAAAGATGAAACTAAATTAAAAAAATTAGGAAAAATTTTTTCTGCAGGAAAAAATTATTTAGTACAAGACGGAGATATTATGTTTTTTAAATATAATATTAATAAAAGAAATCATTAA
- a CDS encoding zinc-binding metallopeptidase family protein, whose amino-acid sequence MLEKDSINFIENYLNSFTPPGNESVGQKIWLDYIKNYVNKTYEDLYGTAVAIINPNSKKKLVIEAHVDEISWIVNYISEDGLIYVSRNGGTDNQIALSKKVMIYTEKGIIYGVFGWQAIHTRKNSSEKYPNVENLFIDVGANNKKEVLELGINVGCFISYTDKFFITNNNKYFVSKSLDNKIGGFIIAEVGKMIIKNNVNLNYGLYIVNSVQEEVGLKGAKMISKYIKPNISIITDVTHDTSGPMIDKKIQGDIKCGLGPVITYSPSVKSNIREMIIKTAIDNKINFQRLVSSYSTGTDVDEFSYSNTGILSSLISIPLKYMHTTVEMVHKNDIKQTISLIYKVLHNINNNINDFFY is encoded by the coding sequence ATGTTAGAAAAAGATTCTATTAATTTTATTGAAAATTATTTAAATAGTTTTACTCCACCAGGAAACGAAAGTGTTGGACAAAAAATATGGTTGGATTATATAAAAAATTATGTAAATAAAACTTATGAAGATCTATATGGAACAGCTGTAGCTATTATAAATCCAAATAGTAAAAAAAAGTTAGTAATTGAAGCTCATGTAGATGAAATATCTTGGATTGTAAATTATATATCAGAAGATGGATTAATATATGTATCACGTAATGGTGGAACTGATAACCAGATAGCTCTATCAAAAAAAGTAATGATTTATACAGAAAAAGGGATAATATATGGAGTATTTGGATGGCAAGCAATTCATACAAGAAAAAATTCTAGCGAAAAATATCCTAATGTAGAAAATTTATTTATAGATGTTGGAGCTAATAATAAAAAAGAAGTTTTAGAATTAGGAATTAATGTAGGTTGTTTTATTTCATATACTGATAAATTTTTTATTACAAATAATAATAAATATTTTGTTTCTAAATCATTAGATAATAAAATAGGAGGATTTATTATTGCTGAAGTAGGTAAAATGATTATAAAAAATAATGTTAATTTAAATTATGGATTATATATTGTAAATTCTGTTCAAGAAGAAGTTGGATTAAAAGGAGCAAAAATGATATCAAAATATATAAAACCTAATATCTCTATAATAACTGATGTTACACATGATACATCTGGACCTATGATAGATAAAAAAATACAAGGAGACATAAAATGTGGATTAGGTCCTGTAATAACTTATTCTCCGTCTGTAAAAAGTAATATAAGAGAAATGATTATAAAAACTGCTATTGATAATAAAATTAATTTTCAAAGATTAGTTTCATCTTATAGTACAGGAACTGATGTGGACGAATTTTCTTATTCTAATACAGGTATATTATCTTCTTTAATATCTATTCCATTAAAATATATGCATACTACAGTAGAAATGGTTCATAAAAATGATATAAAACAAACTATATCATTAATATATAAAGTACTACATAATATTAATAATAATATTAATGATTTCTTTTATTAA
- the dapF gene encoding diaminopimelate epimerase — translation MINNNKKINFFKIHGTGNDFIVINDIYNNIFNEQDQYFFKKLCNRHIGIGGDGVILIQKDYECDFYMKYYNSNGKIGSMCGNGGRCAIYLSRILGLLSNKNKSETLFKTIDGYHKGFIKSNNIISIELASIKKNKIEINPNYTFIDTGSPHHVIFCEKIIDINVCKIGKKIRYNNKYLKKGVNVNFVQINNLKNNNINIQVRTYERGVENETLSCGTGVVASVIASVENRKIKKNNNKIEVDTLGGKLWVSFDIKNEEYQKIYLTGPVKLVFEGWFFIKKN, via the coding sequence ATGATTAATAATAATAAAAAAATAAATTTTTTCAAAATTCATGGAACAGGAAACGATTTTATTGTTATTAATGATATATATAATAATATTTTTAATGAACAAGATCAATATTTTTTTAAAAAATTATGTAATAGACATATTGGAATTGGTGGTGATGGTGTTATTCTAATACAAAAAGATTATGAATGTGATTTTTATATGAAATATTATAATTCAAATGGAAAAATAGGATCAATGTGTGGAAATGGAGGAAGATGTGCTATTTATTTATCTAGAATATTAGGATTATTATCAAATAAAAATAAATCAGAAACACTATTTAAAACTATTGATGGTTATCATAAAGGATTTATTAAAAGTAATAATATAATTTCTATTGAATTAGCATCAATAAAAAAAAATAAAATAGAAATTAATCCAAATTATACTTTTATAGATACTGGATCTCCTCATCATGTTATTTTTTGCGAAAAAATAATTGATATAAATGTTTGTAAAATAGGTAAAAAAATAAGATATAACAATAAATATTTAAAAAAAGGAGTTAATGTTAATTTTGTACAAATAAATAATTTAAAAAATAATAATATAAATATTCAAGTTAGAACATATGAAAGAGGTGTAGAAAATGAAACTTTATCTTGTGGAACTGGAGTTGTTGCTTCTGTAATTGCTTCTGTTGAAAATAGAAAAATAAAAAAAAATAATAATAAAATAGAAGTTGATACATTAGGAGGAAAATTATGGGTTTCATTTGATATAAAAAATGAAGAATATCAAAAAATTTATTTAACTGGACCTGTTAAATTAGTTTTTGAAGGATGGTTTTTTATTAAAAAAAATTAA
- a CDS encoding S1C family serine protease: protein MKKIIFYIILSSFISSMMSITAYKKYIEKDPIRFPSCNNNNKIYPYSNSSFIRKKRIFSNKSSYLKPFSDYNISSESKYVSSNPDFTKAVNKTINSVVNINNYSKTNGYDIDDSTDPLDLFFGFPYDYFNDRKNNDIEKEYDKNDVPEFHGSGVIISDNGYIVTNYHVIKNAKKIEVVLNNQKNYIAKLIGTDPSTDIALLKINEKELPFVIFSDSDKVKIGEWVLAIGNPFNLNSTVTAGIISAKNRDLGILNDDTDYSIESFLQTDAAVNPGNSGGPLINTNGNLIGINTAISSHSGNFIGYSFATPSNLVLKVVKDIMKYGSVKRAFLGIKGVDLSKSDFLKFYNRKNNKNIKPQFGLLVEKVFNGGSAYYAGIKNEDIIKNIDNKQIQNIGDVSFIVGMKKPGEKINIVVLRNGKIKNFNNVVLKNI from the coding sequence ATGAAAAAAATAATTTTTTATATTATTTTAAGTAGTTTTATTAGCTCAATGATGAGTATAACAGCGTATAAAAAATATATAGAAAAAGATCCTATACGATTTCCATCATGTAATAATAATAATAAAATTTACCCTTATTCAAATTCTTCTTTTATAAGAAAAAAAAGAATTTTTTCAAATAAATCTTCTTATTTAAAGCCTTTTTCAGATTATAATATATCATCTGAATCTAAATATGTATCATCAAATCCTGATTTTACTAAAGCTGTAAATAAAACAATAAATTCAGTTGTTAATATAAACAATTATTCAAAAACAAATGGATATGATATTGATGATAGTACTGATCCATTAGATTTATTTTTTGGATTTCCGTATGATTATTTTAATGATAGAAAAAATAATGATATAGAAAAAGAATATGATAAAAATGATGTTCCAGAATTTCATGGATCAGGAGTAATTATATCTGATAATGGATATATTGTTACTAATTATCATGTAATAAAAAATGCAAAAAAAATAGAAGTAGTTCTTAATAATCAAAAAAATTACATAGCTAAATTAATAGGAACAGATCCAAGTACTGATATTGCATTATTGAAAATAAATGAAAAAGAATTACCGTTTGTAATTTTTTCTGATTCAGATAAAGTAAAAATAGGAGAATGGGTTTTAGCAATTGGAAATCCTTTTAACTTAAATTCTACTGTTACAGCAGGAATTATTAGTGCAAAAAATAGAGATTTAGGCATATTAAATGATGATACAGATTATTCAATTGAATCTTTTTTACAAACTGATGCAGCTGTAAATCCTGGAAATAGTGGAGGTCCTTTGATTAATACTAATGGAAATTTAATTGGTATTAATACAGCTATTTCGTCTCATTCAGGAAATTTTATTGGATATAGTTTTGCTACACCATCAAATTTAGTTTTAAAAGTTGTAAAAGATATTATGAAATATGGATCAGTAAAAAGAGCATTTTTAGGAATTAAAGGGGTTGATTTATCAAAATCAGATTTTTTAAAATTCTATAATAGAAAAAATAATAAAAATATAAAACCCCAGTTTGGGTTACTAGTAGAAAAAGTATTTAATGGTGGATCTGCTTATTATGCAGGAATAAAAAATGAAGATATAATTAAAAATATAGACAATAAACAAATTCAAAATATTGGAGATGTTTCTTTTATTGTTGGAATGAAAAAACCAGGAGAAAAAATAAATATTGTTGTTTTACGAAATGGTAAAATAAAAAATTTTAATAATGTTGTATTGAAAAATATTTAA